In one Nicotiana tomentosiformis chromosome 6, ASM39032v3, whole genome shotgun sequence genomic region, the following are encoded:
- the LOC104086543 gene encoding uncharacterized protein: protein MGNFISCTTSPRTRNSRAARVILPNGQIQQFREIVKAAELMLEYPNSFLVNSCSLIIGRRFSALSADEDLEFGNIYLMFPMKRVNSVITEKDVEVFMMAANSALAPVQIPDNSSRKGVEWSGLNLNELEGFMGGQEFRYWVSCRSRKPLLETIIEEPFRST, encoded by the coding sequence ATGGGGAACTTTATTTCTTGCACTACTTCACCAAGGACAAGAAATTCAAGAGCAGCTAGGGTTATTCTACCGAATGGACAAATCCAACAGTTTCGTGAGATAGTAAAAGCAGCTGAACTTATGTTGGAATATCCAAACTCCTTCTTAGTAAACTCTTGCTCGTTGATCATCGGCCGACGGTTTTCCGCCTTGTCGGCCGATGAAGACTTGGAGTTTGGTAATATTTACCTTATGTTTCCTATGAAGAGGGTGAATTCTGTGATCACGGAGAAAGATGTGGAAGTTTTTATGATGGCGGCAAACTCAGCGCTAGCACCCGTACAAATACCAGATAACTCGTCGAGAAAAGGGGTTGAATGGTCAGGTTTGAATTTGAATGAATTAGAAGGTTTTATGGGAGGGCAAGAATTTAGGTATTGGGTGTCATGCAGATCTAGGAAGCCTTTGTTGGAGACAATTATAGAAGAACCATTTCGTTCAACATAG
- the LOC104086542 gene encoding hydroxyproline O-galactosyltransferase GALT2-like: protein MTVDGYLRCDKWMRNDIVDTRESKIFSWFDRFIGRAKKPEVTWPFPFVEGRMFILTIRAGIDGYHINVGGRHVTSFPYRTGFTLEDATGLTIRGDVDINSVYATSLPTSHPSFSPQRVLDFSEKWKSLPLPQNRIQIFIGVLSATNHFAERMAIRKTWMQASAIKTSDIAVRFFVALNPRKELNAILKKEADYFGDIVIVPFIDRYELVVLKTIAICEYEVQNVTATYIMKCDDDNFVRIDAVLREIQHVPPRRSLYMGNLNLLHRPLRTGKWAVSFEEWPEDVYPPYANGPGHIISSDIAKHIISQYRNRSLRLFKMEDVSMGMWVEKYNSSAPVQYCHNWKFCQYGCMEDYFTAHYQSPRQMFCLWNNLLKGKAHCCNF from the exons ATGACAGTTGATGGATATTTAAGATGTGACAAGTGGATGCGGAATGACATTGTTGATACTCGAGAGTCGAAAATATTCTCATGGTTTGATCGATTCATTGGACGTGCAAAGAAACCAGAGGTGACATGGCCTTTCCCGTTTGTGGAGGGTAGGATGTTTATTCTGACTATTCGTGCTGGTATTGATGGCTACCATATCAATGTAGGTGGCCGGCACGTGACGTCATTTCCGTATCGAACT GGCTTTACACTGGAAGATGCTACAGGGTTGACAATCAGAGGTGATGTAGATATAAATTCGGTTTATGCTACATCTCTACCAACCTCTCATCCAAGTTTTTCTCCCCAAAGAGTGTTGGACTTCTCAGAGAAGTGGAAATCTCTTCCTTTGCCCCAGAATCGCATTCAAATTTTTATTGGGGTGCTTTCTGCCACCAATCACTTTGCTGAGCGTATGGCAATCAGGAAAACGTGGATGCAGGCTTCAGCAATTAAAACCTCAGATATAGCAGTCCGCTTCTTTGTTGCATTG AATCCACGAAAGGAGTTAAATGCTATATTGAAAAAGGAAGCAGATTACTTTGGGGACATTGTTATTGTCCCCTTTATCGACAGATATGAGCTAGTGGTCCTAAAAACTATTGCCATCTGCGAGTATGAG GTTCAGAATGTTACAGCTACATATATCATGAAATGTGACGACGATAATTTCGTGAGGATAGATGCAGTCCTTAGAGAAATTCAACATGTTCCTCCTAGACGATCTCTTTACATGGGTAATCTTAATCTCTTGCATCGACCACTTCGAACTGGAAAATGGGCGGTATCATTTGAG GAGTGGCCAGAAGATGTATATCCCCCTTATGCTAATGGGCCAGGACATATAATATCAAGTGATATTGCCAAACATATCATTTCTCAATATCGGAACCGAAGCTTAAGG CTTTTCAAAATGGAGGATGTGAGCATGGGTATGTGGGTTGAGAAGTACAATAGTTCCGCTCCTGTACAGTACTGTCATAACTGGAAGTTTTGTCAATATGGATGTATGGAAGATTATTTCACGGCTCATTATCAGTCTCCACGACAGATGTTCTGTCTGTGGAACAATTTGCTCAAGGGTAAGGCTCATTGCTGCAATTTTTAG